A region of Mesorhizobium sp. M3A.F.Ca.ET.080.04.2.1 DNA encodes the following proteins:
- a CDS encoding ABC transporter permease, translating into MNTQSPLPAPGAPLQHYVSIAPFDLQSVEAMTPEQSKVFQASQLRLMWWKFRRHRLALISGIFLAALYFGILICEFLAPYNLHTRNMDYIYSPPQRVHLFHNGQFVGPFVYGRQMTLDMETLKRNYIEKQDDVQRIRFFCKGDSYRFWGLIEGDRHLVCPAENGQLFLAGTDRLGRDVFSRIIYGARISLTIGLVGIAFSFLLGIVIGGLAGYHGGIFDLIVQRVIEVLQSIPSIPLWLALAAIMPMTWSPILIYFGITVILGLLDWTGLARAVRSKLLALREEDYVLAAQLMGASSSRIIRRHLIPGFMSHLIATATISIPGMILGETALSFLGLGLRAPITSWGILLTEARSVSVIAFYPWLLLPILPVILVILAFNFLGDGLRDAADPYK; encoded by the coding sequence ATGAACACGCAATCGCCGCTGCCCGCTCCGGGTGCTCCACTGCAACACTATGTTTCCATCGCGCCCTTCGACCTCCAGTCGGTCGAGGCGATGACGCCTGAGCAGTCGAAGGTCTTCCAGGCGTCGCAGTTGCGGCTGATGTGGTGGAAATTCCGGCGCCACCGGCTTGCCCTCATATCCGGCATATTTCTGGCAGCGCTTTATTTCGGGATACTGATCTGCGAGTTCCTGGCGCCCTACAATCTGCATACGCGCAACATGGACTACATCTATTCGCCGCCGCAGCGGGTGCACCTGTTCCACAACGGCCAGTTCGTCGGGCCGTTCGTCTACGGCCGCCAGATGACGCTGGACATGGAGACGCTCAAGCGGAACTACATCGAGAAACAGGATGACGTTCAGCGGATCCGTTTCTTCTGCAAGGGCGACAGTTACCGGTTCTGGGGCCTCATCGAAGGTGACAGGCATCTTGTCTGCCCTGCCGAAAACGGCCAGCTCTTTCTGGCCGGCACCGACAGGCTGGGACGCGATGTGTTTTCGCGCATCATCTATGGCGCACGCATTTCATTGACGATCGGCCTCGTCGGGATCGCTTTCAGCTTCCTGCTCGGCATAGTCATCGGCGGACTGGCCGGCTATCACGGCGGTATCTTCGACCTGATCGTCCAACGGGTAATCGAAGTTCTGCAATCGATCCCCAGCATTCCGCTATGGCTGGCTCTGGCGGCGATCATGCCGATGACCTGGAGCCCGATCCTGATCTATTTCGGCATCACCGTCATCCTCGGGCTGCTCGACTGGACCGGACTGGCGCGCGCCGTGCGTTCAAAGCTTCTGGCCTTGCGCGAGGAGGATTACGTTCTGGCCGCGCAATTGATGGGCGCCAGCAGCAGCCGCATCATCCGCCGGCACCTCATTCCCGGTTTCATGTCGCATCTGATCGCGACGGCGACGATCTCCATACCCGGCATGATCCTGGGCGAGACGGCGCTGAGCTTTCTTGGCCTCGGCCTGAGGGCGCCGATAACCAGTTGGGGCATCCTGCTGACCGAGGCGCGCAGCGTCAGCGTGATCGCGTTCTATCCATGGCTGCTTTTGCCGATCCTGCCCGTCATTCTCGTCATCCTGGCGTTCAACTTCCTCGGCGACGGCTTGCGGGATGCCGCAGATCCCTACAAGTGA
- a CDS encoding adenylate/guanylate cyclase domain-containing protein: MSENRKLAAILAADVVGYSRLASADEDRTLARLRALRSDLIDPIIAVHNGRVIKRTGDGALVEFRSVVDAVRCAVEIQNGMVERNAGVPHDRRIEFRIGIHLGDVVEESDGDLMGDGVNIASRLEGVAAPGAICLSEDAYRQVKARLDLSVSDLGSTQLKNIAEPIRVYSLQVGSAATRAATSETVTSRPATAAPPELSIAVLPFANMSGDIEQDYFADGISEDIITALSKLSQLFVIARNSSFTFKGQNVQVQEVGRKLGVRYVLEGSVRKSGNRVRITAQLIDATSGGHIWAERFDRDLTDIFAVQDDVTQQIVGALALNLAEGDLQRRAPEQSRNTQAYDCFLRGRELWHRLTEETNVAARDLLQRAIELDPKFASAHAFLALTHALDYLNRWSASPPESMAQAEQAATQAVALDGSDPWAHWALGIVKLYTRRHDEAISEAERAIVLNPNFAEGYVILGEALHYSGRSEEALESFARGKSLNPYFPDVLLHFQALALFQLGRYEEAVDLLMQRLARNAVTDVSRALLAATYGHLGRFAEARAAWQEVLRLNPDYSLEYRRKVLPYKYPADFERVVDGLRKAGVVQ; this comes from the coding sequence ATGAGCGAGAATCGGAAGCTAGCCGCAATCCTGGCTGCGGATGTGGTCGGATACAGCCGGCTCGCGAGCGCGGACGAAGATCGTACCTTGGCGAGGCTGCGGGCATTGCGCAGCGACCTGATCGATCCGATCATCGCAGTGCACAACGGGCGGGTGATCAAGCGCACCGGGGATGGAGCGCTGGTCGAGTTTCGCAGTGTGGTGGATGCCGTGCGCTGCGCGGTCGAGATTCAGAATGGCATGGTTGAGCGCAATGCCGGCGTGCCGCACGACCGCCGCATCGAGTTCAGGATCGGTATCCATTTGGGGGATGTGGTCGAAGAGAGCGACGGCGACCTGATGGGCGACGGCGTCAACATCGCCTCGCGTTTGGAGGGCGTCGCAGCGCCCGGCGCCATTTGCCTATCCGAGGACGCCTATCGCCAGGTGAAGGCGAGGCTCGACCTCTCCGTCAGCGATCTCGGCAGCACGCAGCTCAAGAACATCGCCGAGCCGATTCGGGTCTACTCGCTGCAAGTCGGCAGCGCTGCGACCAGGGCCGCAACATCGGAAACCGTGACGAGCCGGCCAGCCACGGCAGCGCCCCCGGAGCTGTCGATCGCCGTTCTGCCGTTCGCCAACATGAGCGGTGACATCGAACAGGACTACTTCGCCGACGGCATCTCCGAAGACATCATCACCGCGCTGTCCAAACTGTCGCAGCTCTTCGTCATCGCACGCAATTCGTCGTTCACCTTCAAGGGCCAGAACGTCCAGGTGCAGGAGGTGGGCAGGAAGCTCGGCGTGCGGTATGTGCTTGAGGGCAGCGTACGGAAATCGGGGAACAGGGTGCGCATCACCGCGCAGCTCATCGATGCAACCTCCGGCGGGCATATTTGGGCGGAGCGGTTCGATCGCGACCTGACCGACATATTCGCCGTGCAGGACGACGTGACGCAGCAGATCGTCGGTGCGCTGGCGCTCAATCTGGCCGAGGGTGACCTTCAGCGGCGGGCGCCCGAGCAGTCGCGCAACACGCAGGCGTATGATTGTTTCCTGCGTGGCCGGGAGCTGTGGCACCGGCTGACGGAAGAAACGAATGTCGCAGCCCGAGACCTCTTGCAACGTGCCATCGAACTGGACCCGAAATTTGCCTCTGCCCACGCTTTCCTCGCCCTCACGCACGCACTCGATTACTTGAACCGGTGGAGTGCGTCGCCGCCGGAATCGATGGCGCAAGCGGAACAGGCCGCAACACAGGCGGTAGCGCTGGATGGCAGCGATCCCTGGGCGCACTGGGCGCTGGGTATCGTCAAGCTGTACACACGACGGCACGATGAGGCCATCAGCGAGGCCGAGCGCGCGATAGTCCTCAATCCGAACTTCGCCGAAGGGTACGTCATTCTCGGCGAGGCGCTGCACTATTCGGGCAGATCCGAAGAGGCCCTGGAAAGTTTCGCCCGGGGGAAGAGCTTGAATCCATACTTCCCGGATGTGCTTCTGCACTTCCAGGCTTTGGCCTTGTTTCAACTGGGAAGGTACGAAGAGGCCGTTGACCTCTTGATGCAACGGCTGGCTCGCAACGCTGTCACCGACGTCTCGCGCGCGCTTCTGGCCGCCACCTACGGCCACCTGGGCCGTTTCGCCGAGGCCCGCGCGGCATGGCAGGAGGTGCTTCGCCTCAACCCCGACTATTCGCTGGAATACCGTCGCAAAGTCTTGCCCTACAAATACCCTGCCGATTTCGAACGCGTGGTAGACGGGCTGCGCAAGGCCGGTGTCGTACAATGA
- a CDS encoding redoxin family protein, protein MSPRSDLVPLQPGDRAPNVVLDAITQEGKIALDDFRGQKPVLVGLFRGLHCAFCRRHIAAQARLDPELREKGVGSLTVVNTPIERARLYFRYHPMPNLLAASDPERASHRAFGLPNLEFTQDETEWPYKVSMAAAKEMRVDVPGELPGPMDPFSASKFLDKKDHYEVTEADEQMMATGHGQLIGQFLLDRQGVVRWSFTEVPEGGRYMFGVPNPQELMSAVSQVAQ, encoded by the coding sequence ATGTCGCCGCGTAGTGACTTGGTACCGCTTCAACCGGGTGATCGTGCGCCCAACGTGGTACTCGACGCTATCACACAGGAAGGCAAGATCGCCCTCGACGACTTTCGCGGACAAAAGCCGGTGCTGGTCGGCCTTTTTCGAGGTCTGCATTGCGCGTTTTGCCGGCGCCATATCGCAGCCCAGGCACGGCTTGATCCGGAGCTGCGCGAAAAGGGCGTGGGGAGCTTGACCGTTGTCAACACGCCGATCGAGCGGGCACGTCTCTATTTCCGCTATCACCCGATGCCGAATCTGCTTGCGGCCTCCGACCCTGAACGCGCATCGCATCGGGCCTTTGGACTGCCTAATCTCGAATTCACCCAAGATGAGACGGAGTGGCCGTACAAGGTGTCGATGGCGGCGGCAAAGGAGATGCGGGTCGACGTACCAGGCGAGTTGCCCGGCCCAATGGATCCTTTTTCGGCCAGCAAATTCCTCGATAAGAAGGATCATTACGAAGTCACCGAAGCCGACGAGCAGATGATGGCAACCGGACATGGCCAACTGATCGGCCAATTCCTGCTCGACCGGCAGGGGGTCGTCCGCTGGAGCTTCACCGAGGTTCCAGAAGGTGGGCGATACATGTTCGGGGTGCCAAACCCGCAGGAGCTGATGTCAGCCGTGTCGCAAGTCGCCCAATAG
- a CDS encoding class I SAM-dependent methyltransferase has product MSRLDSFIRRMTAQRDILDHICAEVAQMEGPVIELGLGNGRTFHHLRERLPGRRIVAFDRALAAHASSIPEAENLVLGEIRETASRFIGIDAALVHADIGTGYEDRDAVTATWLPDLIARLLRVGGIAVSGTPIDHPRLQRIPPPPSVPADRYFICRRV; this is encoded by the coding sequence ATGAGTCGCCTCGACAGTTTCATCCGCAGGATGACGGCACAGCGCGATATTCTCGATCATATCTGCGCCGAGGTGGCACAAATGGAGGGGCCGGTGATCGAACTCGGCCTCGGCAATGGGCGGACGTTCCACCATCTGCGCGAGCGCCTGCCCGGACGCCGGATCGTGGCGTTCGACCGCGCACTGGCCGCACACGCCAGCTCGATTCCCGAAGCTGAAAACCTCGTGCTCGGCGAAATACGCGAGACTGCGAGCAGGTTCATCGGTATCGACGCCGCTCTTGTTCATGCCGACATCGGTACCGGCTATGAAGATCGCGATGCGGTGACTGCTACCTGGCTTCCCGATCTGATCGCGCGCCTGCTTCGCGTCGGCGGCATCGCGGTCAGCGGCACGCCGATCGATCACCCGCGCTTGCAACGCATCCCTCCGCCGCCCTCGGTGCCCGCCGATCGTTATTTTATCTGCAGGCGGGTGTGA
- a CDS encoding adenylate/guanylate cyclase domain-containing protein, protein MNEAQDLFSLLRQSTDVDPLAIDAIKQTIAEGEDRELCRINAPAFAGKHGLDEERTIGAFLHAARVGIFDISWNVLCPGCGGVLDTNATLKTLQKDEYTCALCSQGYSPTLDEMVEVTFTVSPRMRRIAAHNPHELPLVEYFRQIYWASGVDLPADEDFAKTMEAFSLDDIELAPGERAVLTVQLPSEFIIVFEPVTHSVQFIDVKGEPTKERRSLSLVFDRDHVQSQTLEMQPGPLRISLENRTDTRVLPAVFIAGEALHDLLRKRRPFLTAKRLLTNQTFRDLYRTDTVDINQRLKITSLSFLFTDLRGSTALYERVGDLSAFDLVRAHFQVLHEIVAAESGAVVKTIGDAVMATFATPDRAVAAALRMRDAMRALNDKSGREDLLLKIGVHTGPCIAVSMNERQDYFGQTVNIASRVQNLAKAQAIFATSAVVDDNLTADLLHRNALTPVPHEVSLRGIEREIAVYRIP, encoded by the coding sequence ATGAACGAAGCTCAGGATCTGTTCTCGCTTCTGCGGCAATCGACTGATGTCGATCCACTGGCAATCGACGCGATCAAGCAAACCATCGCGGAAGGCGAGGACCGCGAACTGTGCCGCATCAATGCGCCTGCCTTCGCCGGCAAGCATGGCCTCGACGAGGAGCGCACCATAGGCGCCTTTCTCCATGCGGCGCGGGTGGGCATCTTCGACATTTCCTGGAATGTTCTATGCCCCGGCTGTGGGGGCGTGCTCGACACCAACGCCACGCTGAAAACCCTGCAGAAGGACGAATACACCTGCGCGCTGTGCTCCCAGGGCTACTCGCCGACCCTCGACGAGATGGTCGAGGTGACTTTCACCGTCAGTCCCCGCATGCGCAGGATTGCCGCCCACAACCCACACGAACTGCCGTTGGTGGAATATTTTCGCCAGATCTACTGGGCGTCCGGCGTCGATCTGCCGGCGGATGAGGATTTCGCCAAAACCATGGAAGCGTTCTCGCTGGACGATATCGAGCTTGCGCCCGGTGAAAGGGCGGTTCTGACCGTGCAGCTTCCGTCCGAATTCATCATTGTCTTCGAGCCGGTCACCCATTCAGTGCAGTTCATCGACGTGAAGGGCGAACCGACAAAGGAGCGGCGAAGCCTCTCTTTGGTCTTCGACCGCGACCATGTCCAGAGCCAGACGCTGGAGATGCAGCCTGGCCCGTTGCGCATTTCTCTGGAAAACAGGACCGACACCCGCGTGCTGCCGGCGGTCTTTATCGCCGGCGAGGCATTGCATGATCTTCTGCGCAAACGCCGGCCCTTTCTGACCGCCAAGCGCCTGCTCACCAACCAGACGTTCCGCGATCTCTATCGCACGGATACGGTCGACATCAACCAGCGCCTGAAGATCACCAGCCTGAGCTTCCTGTTCACCGACCTGCGCGGATCGACCGCGCTTTACGAGCGGGTGGGCGACCTTTCGGCCTTCGATCTCGTGCGCGCGCATTTCCAGGTTCTGCACGAGATCGTCGCGGCGGAGTCGGGCGCGGTGGTGAAGACGATCGGTGATGCGGTGATGGCGACCTTCGCGACGCCCGATCGTGCGGTTGCTGCGGCTCTGAGGATGCGCGATGCCATGCGTGCGCTCAACGACAAGAGCGGGCGCGAGGACCTGCTGCTCAAGATCGGCGTCCATACCGGCCCCTGCATCGCCGTGTCTATGAACGAGCGGCAGGACTATTTCGGCCAGACGGTCAACATTGCTTCGCGCGTCCAGAACCTTGCCAAAGCGCAGGCGATCTTCGCCACTAGTGCGGTGGTCGACGACAATCTCACCGCCGATCTGTTGCACAGGAATGCGCTGACGCCCGTGCCCCACGAGGTCTCGTTGCGCGGCATTGAGCGAGAGATAGCAGTATACAGGATCCCCTGA
- a CDS encoding adenylate/guanylate cyclase domain-containing protein, with translation MDCSGCGFEVESGYAFCPKCGRRQPVPCASCGYLCAPDFEFCPKCGASIGAPAKAVERPAPTPSRTIVPPSRTPSLLPNIEGDRPHPDSDADRRTVTVLFADLCGFTTLSEQLDPEVMQALQNELFKELTAAVRNFGGFVDKFIGDALLALFGAPVAHEDDPERALRAALDMMARTARLGESAPHSGSPLLLHIGINTGPVVTGGLGIGTAKSYSVTGDTVNTAQRLQSLAAPGEVLVGELTHRLTRHAFSYEPLGDVVLRGKAGSVLVHRLDAPLAAPRAARGLEALGLSAPIIGRGAELHRMLASLDQACGGSAQLVRLVGEAGIGKSRLVKEFIARVGDEDRFRNVAVRQATCSPLGEQSFGALGAVVRSAAGMMQSDNGDEMRAKLAGLLTELGLQDEEAKRLMPLLYHVLGLGDPDATLQHVEPEQLRRQILYAVRTIIERRLALSPLLIVVEDLHWADAVSLEALRFVMDRLERTRLMLLVTHRPAPDNDQLDSSRVSHTALRLSPLNSDDGRRLLAAVFGEGWVNSAGELVDQILERAGGNPLFVEEIVRGLIDRGVLMREGHRWRTVAGEVATGIPATIQAMLLARVDRLPQEVRRLAQEAAVIGPRFDATLLKSVTADPGRLEAGCELLCDAEIIEEVAGSGSISSQSYRFTQTLLQDVIYQNLLLQRRTDIHGRVGAALERLCGDKPERLEDLTVLGHHFAQSAEREKGAQYLQAAGDRARMIYANDDALRFYERALTALGTIGQTPLKLAVAERIADLSGPAGRREVAHQHYETVLQAYRESGDRVASARVLRKIGRLLWDVGKRENAESRYAEAAALLDGADAPIEQAHLWQERGRHACRSGDHALAATWADAALDSVRTLTTEHVSEGGREATLVTAEALNTKAVALARLGRNLEAVRQVERSIELAEAAGLLGAACRGYTNLGVLYTTINPAKAIEVCRRGLEVARRIGDSGFQARLLANLAVACCTFTDRCPTEGVPAAEKAIEIDKALDQREHLPVPLIVLGQIHQCSGRPELAVGLFEEALDVARETDEPQLLFPCYDGLATLNLDLDNLVEAERYFSLAQGICAQHGLDPETLVVLPFLD, from the coding sequence ATGGACTGCTCAGGCTGCGGTTTCGAGGTTGAATCCGGTTACGCTTTCTGTCCGAAGTGTGGCAGGCGTCAGCCCGTGCCATGCGCAAGTTGCGGCTACCTGTGTGCACCTGATTTCGAGTTCTGCCCGAAATGTGGGGCAAGCATCGGTGCGCCCGCAAAAGCCGTCGAACGGCCTGCTCCGACACCAAGCCGGACCATCGTGCCGCCGTCCCGTACTCCGTCGCTGCTTCCCAACATCGAAGGCGACAGGCCGCATCCCGACTCCGACGCCGATCGCCGGACGGTGACGGTCCTGTTCGCTGACCTTTGCGGCTTCACGACACTCAGCGAGCAACTCGACCCAGAGGTGATGCAGGCGCTGCAGAACGAGCTGTTCAAGGAATTGACGGCGGCTGTGCGAAACTTCGGCGGTTTCGTCGACAAATTCATCGGCGATGCGCTGCTCGCTTTGTTCGGTGCGCCGGTTGCCCATGAGGACGATCCGGAACGTGCGCTTCGCGCCGCACTCGACATGATGGCGCGAACGGCGCGGCTCGGCGAAAGCGCCCCCCACTCCGGCTCGCCTCTGCTGCTGCACATCGGCATAAACACTGGTCCGGTCGTCACCGGCGGATTGGGCATCGGCACCGCCAAATCCTATTCGGTGACCGGCGATACAGTGAATACGGCGCAACGCCTGCAATCGCTGGCCGCACCGGGTGAGGTGCTGGTGGGCGAGCTCACCCACAGGCTGACCCGGCATGCCTTCTCATATGAGCCGCTGGGCGATGTCGTGCTTCGCGGCAAGGCCGGAAGTGTGCTCGTCCATCGGCTGGATGCACCACTTGCGGCGCCGCGTGCAGCGCGTGGGCTCGAGGCGCTCGGCCTCAGCGCGCCGATCATAGGTCGTGGTGCGGAGCTCCACAGAATGCTGGCGAGCCTCGACCAGGCGTGCGGCGGCTCGGCCCAGCTTGTGCGCCTCGTCGGAGAAGCCGGTATCGGGAAATCGCGGCTGGTGAAGGAGTTCATCGCCCGCGTCGGCGACGAGGATCGTTTTCGCAACGTCGCCGTGCGGCAGGCCACGTGCTCACCGCTGGGCGAACAATCATTTGGCGCGCTGGGCGCCGTGGTGCGCAGCGCTGCCGGGATGATGCAAAGCGACAATGGGGATGAAATGCGGGCGAAGCTCGCAGGCTTGCTCACCGAACTCGGCCTGCAGGACGAGGAGGCGAAGCGGCTCATGCCTTTGCTCTACCATGTGCTTGGCCTTGGCGACCCCGATGCCACCTTGCAGCATGTCGAGCCCGAGCAGTTGCGGCGGCAAATTCTCTACGCAGTCCGCACGATCATCGAACGGCGGCTTGCGTTGTCGCCGCTGTTGATCGTCGTCGAAGATCTGCACTGGGCCGATGCTGTGTCGCTCGAGGCACTACGCTTCGTGATGGACAGGCTGGAACGCACGCGGTTGATGTTGCTGGTGACGCATCGTCCGGCGCCGGACAACGACCAGCTCGACTCAAGTCGGGTCAGTCACACAGCACTCAGGCTTTCGCCGCTCAACAGCGATGACGGACGCAGACTGCTGGCGGCGGTTTTCGGCGAGGGTTGGGTAAACTCGGCAGGAGAGCTTGTCGACCAGATCCTCGAGCGCGCCGGCGGCAACCCGCTTTTCGTAGAGGAGATCGTTCGCGGCCTTATCGATCGCGGTGTGCTGATGCGCGAAGGCCATCGATGGCGGACCGTGGCAGGCGAAGTCGCAACCGGCATTCCCGCCACCATCCAGGCAATGTTGCTTGCCCGTGTCGACCGGCTGCCCCAAGAGGTGCGCCGGCTGGCCCAGGAAGCCGCGGTGATCGGCCCGCGCTTCGACGCGACCCTTCTGAAATCCGTGACGGCCGATCCCGGCCGCCTGGAAGCCGGCTGCGAACTGCTTTGCGACGCGGAAATCATCGAGGAGGTTGCCGGATCAGGCTCGATCTCGTCGCAAAGCTACCGCTTTACGCAGACGTTGCTGCAGGACGTGATCTACCAGAATCTGCTCCTGCAGCGCCGGACCGACATTCATGGGCGGGTGGGAGCTGCCTTGGAGCGACTGTGCGGCGACAAGCCGGAACGGCTCGAGGATTTGACCGTGCTCGGTCACCATTTCGCGCAAAGCGCCGAGCGCGAGAAAGGCGCGCAGTACTTGCAGGCGGCGGGCGATCGCGCTCGCATGATATACGCCAACGACGACGCCCTTCGTTTCTACGAGCGGGCGCTGACTGCGCTGGGCACGATCGGGCAAACACCGCTCAAATTGGCTGTTGCAGAGCGCATTGCCGATCTGAGCGGCCCGGCGGGCCGCCGCGAGGTCGCGCACCAGCACTACGAAACGGTGCTGCAGGCATATCGCGAGTCAGGCGATCGTGTCGCTTCGGCGCGCGTTTTGCGTAAGATCGGTCGGCTGCTCTGGGACGTCGGCAAGCGGGAGAACGCAGAATCCCGCTATGCTGAAGCGGCAGCGCTCCTCGATGGAGCGGATGCCCCGATCGAGCAGGCGCATCTGTGGCAGGAGCGCGGCCGACACGCGTGCCGGAGCGGAGATCACGCTCTTGCGGCCACATGGGCAGACGCGGCGCTGGACAGCGTGCGCACTCTGACAACGGAGCATGTCTCGGAGGGAGGGCGAGAAGCCACTCTCGTGACCGCCGAGGCACTCAACACCAAGGCTGTTGCGCTGGCGCGGCTCGGGCGTAACCTTGAAGCGGTGCGTCAGGTGGAGCGTAGCATCGAATTGGCCGAAGCCGCCGGTCTGCTGGGCGCCGCCTGCCGCGGCTACACCAATCTCGGCGTGCTTTACACGACCATCAATCCGGCGAAGGCGATCGAGGTCTGCCGGCGCGGTCTTGAAGTGGCGCGTCGTATTGGTGATTCCGGGTTCCAGGCCCGCCTCCTCGCCAATCTGGCGGTCGCTTGTTGTACTTTCACGGATCGCTGTCCAACGGAGGGCGTGCCTGCTGCCGAGAAAGCCATCGAGATCGACAAGGCGCTCGACCAGCGCGAGCATCTGCCGGTGCCGTTGATCGTGCTGGGGCAGATCCACCAGTGCAGCGGCCGTCCGGAACTGGCGGTTGGCTTGTTCGAGGAAGCACTGGACGTAGCCCGCGAAACGGACGAACCCCAACTGCTGTTTCCGTGCTATGATGGTCTCGCAACGCTTAATCTCGACCTCGACAACCTGGTCGAGGCCGAGCGATATTTTTCCCTGGCGCAGGGCATATGCGCCCAGCACGGGCTCGACCCGGAAACGCTTGTGGTGCTGCCTTTTCTCGACTAG
- a CDS encoding GNAT family N-acetyltransferase, whose product MTSTTSSFSEKIQPQLRPVRPGDAEALCAIFNMPGFRWGTLRMPFERVEQVERRIAKSGQETTWIVAELDGKVVGHGSLIVQDSPRRSHIGEINIGLDDSFVGKGIGSAILGALLDVADNWRALKRVELTVYADNKPAIRLYTSHGFEIEGRHVKAGFTDGQYHDLLSMARLRF is encoded by the coding sequence ATGACCAGCACCACTTCGTCCTTCTCCGAGAAGATCCAGCCGCAGCTCCGGCCCGTCCGGCCAGGCGATGCTGAGGCGCTTTGCGCCATCTTCAACATGCCGGGGTTCCGCTGGGGCACGCTAAGGATGCCCTTCGAAAGGGTCGAGCAGGTGGAACGGCGCATCGCCAAGTCCGGCCAGGAGACCACCTGGATCGTTGCGGAATTGGACGGCAAGGTCGTCGGTCATGGCAGCCTGATCGTGCAGGATTCGCCTCGCCGTTCTCATATCGGCGAGATCAATATCGGCCTTGACGACAGCTTTGTCGGCAAGGGCATCGGCTCTGCCATCCTTGGCGCGCTGCTTGACGTGGCCGACAACTGGCGCGCCCTGAAGCGGGTCGAATTGACCGTCTATGCCGACAACAAACCGGCCATCCGTCTCTACACAAGCCACGGCTTCGAAATCGAAGGCCGGCATGTGAAGGCCGGTTTCACCGACGGACAGTACCACGACCTCCTGAGCATGGCCCGGCTGCGATTCTGA